The following are from one region of the Stigmatopora argus isolate UIUO_Sarg chromosome 9, RoL_Sarg_1.0, whole genome shotgun sequence genome:
- the rap2c gene encoding ras-related protein Rap-2c: protein MKEYKVVVLGSGGVGKSALTVQFVTGTFIEKYDPTIEDFYRKEIEVDSSPSVLEILDTAGTEQFASMRDLYIKNGQGFILVYSLVNQQSFQDIRPMRDQIVRVKRFEKVPLILVGNKVDLESEREVAASDGRALAQEWGCPFIETSAKSKTMVDELFAEIVRQMNYSSLPEKQEQCCTACVVQ, encoded by the exons ATGAAGGAGTACAAGGTGGTGGTTCTGGGTAGCGGCGGCGTCGGTAAATCGGCACTGACCGTCCAGTTTGTCACCGGAACCTTCATCGAGAAGTATGACCCCACAATCGAAGACTTTTACAGAAAGGAGATCGAGGTGGACTCATCGCCGTCAGTGCTGGAGATCCTAGACACGGCCGGAACCGAACAGTTCGCCTCCATGCGGGACTTGTACATCAAGAATGGACAGGGCTTCATCCTCGTCTACAGTCTGGTAAACCAGCAATCTTTCCAG GACATCCGCCCCATGCGAGACCAAATAGTGCGTGTGAAGCGCTTCGAGAAGGTGCCGCTGATCCTGGTAGGCAACAAAGTGGACCTGGAGTCGGAGCGTGAGGTGGCGGCCTCAGACGGCCGCGCCCTAGCTCAAGAATGGGGTTGTCCATTCATCGAGACCTCAGCCAAGAGCAAGACCATGGTGGACGAGCTCTTCGCCGAGATTGTGCGCCAGATGAATTACTCTTCACTACCCGAGAAGCAAGAGCAGTGTTGCACCGCCTGTGTGGTCCAGTGA
- the LOC144082879 gene encoding UDP-N-acetylglucosamine transferase subunit ALG13 isoform X1 translates to MKTVFVTVGTTSFEDLIKEITSDEAIQALKHRGYERLVLQVGRGSVLPDPQNFPQISLEAFRFKPSILTNMQEADLIVSHAGAGSCLEALGAGKDLLVVVNDKLMDNHQLELARQLHKDSHLLYCTCNTLTETLRSMDLSVLKPFVPGQPEKFANFMDKALGLK, encoded by the exons ATGAAGACCGTTTTTGTGACTGTAGGCACGACGAGTTTTGAAGACTTAATCAAGGAAATCACGTCTGACGAGGCTATTCAG GCATTAAAGCATCGTGGCTATGAGCGCCTGGTTCTGCAGGTGGGCAGAGGTTCGGTTCTGCCAGATCCTCAGAACTTTCCACAGATTAGCTTGGAGGCATTCCGCTTCAAGCCCTCCATCTTGACAAACATGCAGGAGGCCGACCTCATTGTCAGCCATGCTG GGGCAGGAAGTTGCTTGGAGGCGTTGGGTGCTGGCAAAGACCTACTGGTGGTGGTCAATGACAAGCTGATGGACAACCACCAGCTGGAACTGGCCAGACAGCTCCACAAGGATTCACATCTGCTCTACTGCACATGCAA CACTCTGACAGAAACGCTGAGGAGCATGGACCTTTCTGTCCTCAAGCCTTTCGTCCCAGGTCAGCCTGAGAAGTTTGCAAATTTTATGGACAAAGCTCTTGGACTCAAGTGA
- the LOC144082879 gene encoding UDP-N-acetylglucosamine transferase subunit ALG13 isoform X2, producing MQEADLIVSHAGAGSCLEALGAGKDLLVVVNDKLMDNHQLELARQLHKDSHLLYCTCNTLTETLRSMDLSVLKPFVPGQPEKFANFMDKALGLK from the exons ATGCAGGAGGCCGACCTCATTGTCAGCCATGCTG GGGCAGGAAGTTGCTTGGAGGCGTTGGGTGCTGGCAAAGACCTACTGGTGGTGGTCAATGACAAGCTGATGGACAACCACCAGCTGGAACTGGCCAGACAGCTCCACAAGGATTCACATCTGCTCTACTGCACATGCAA CACTCTGACAGAAACGCTGAGGAGCATGGACCTTTCTGTCCTCAAGCCTTTCGTCCCAGGTCAGCCTGAGAAGTTTGCAAATTTTATGGACAAAGCTCTTGGACTCAAGTGA